The following nucleotide sequence is from Nesterenkonia xinjiangensis.
CGCGACGGCGGCTCCGCGTGATCCGTGGCCTGGTCGATCCCGCTTGCGCCGCTTGTGCCACCTGTCCCGCCACCGTCGAGGTCGCCGGACGCGATGCGGTCCCGGGCGGCACGCAGCACCGGCGGGACTGCCGTCAGGCGCTCCAGCAACGGATCCAGTCGCTCAGCGGCGAGAAAGGAGCCCCAGCTGAGATGCGTCCCCGAGCCCATGGGGAGCAGCTGGCCGGCCGGGCCGAACAGGGGCGGGTCCCCGGGCGGGTGCTCCGGGGGCAGGGCGCCGAAGGCCGTGCCGGCAGGCAGGCTCCGGTGGGTGCGGGCCAGGGCTGCACCGAAGGCCGCGGCTGACATCCGATCGGGCCGGGCCTCGACGATGGTCTCCAGAGTGAGCGCGTGCTCGTCGACGTCGAGCACGCGGGCCACGGCGGCTCCCCCATCCGGCACCGCTTCAGCGAGCCAGCGCAGCCCTTCCGCCTCGATCTGCGGCGCCGCCGTCGTCCCGCTGGTCTTGCGGAAGCTCATCGCGCCCACCCGAGGACATCATGTTCCTTACTCACGCTGAGCACTCGCGCTCCGTGCTCGCGGACCGGGCGCAACGTGTCCGGGGCGGGAAAGGGCAGGGTGTGCTCCTGAGGCCGAGCGCCCACTACGGAGGCCGTCCCCATCGCATCCTCGGCCACACGAATACGGTCCGGGCTGACTTCCACGATCCGGACCCGGACCTCGTCTCCCTCCGGCAGCCTCAGCAGCCAGGGACCCGCCAGGAAGGACAGGCCTCGCCCGTCCAGCGCCTCCTCAGCCTGGAGCCAGTCGACCGGTTCGGTGATCGGCCTGCCGAGGACGTCCACGGCGACGAAGCCGTCCCCGATCATACGGATCCATCCCACACGCTCACCGTCGTTCCGGCGATGGTCGATCCAGTTCTCGTCCATGGCGCCACTCTACTCATGGCCATCGACACTGTCGCCGAGACGGCCACCGTCCCCGCAGACTCAGAGATCCTCACCCTGACCGCTGTGCTCCCCCGCCGTCGGCGGAATGTCCGGCGATCTCGCGGAGCTCGGCCCTGATGATGTCGAGCGCCCACGCGGAGTCGGCCTCCGGCGGCTGATGGAAGAGGTGGAAGGCGAGCCCGTCGATCAGCGCGTGGAGCCGCTGCGCCTTGGCGAGGACCGCCGGCGTCCCGGGCTCTGAGGTCAGCATGTCGACGACGCGTCGACAGAGCCCGGCCAGCCGCTGGTGCGCCTCACCCCGGACACGATGAAGCTCCGGCACCGCGGCACGTTCAGCCAGGAGGGCGAGGTTGACCTCGAACTCCGCCCGGGTGTCCGGTGTGATCGGAAGGACCTCTCTGATGAGCGCGAGGGCACGCGCATGCGGATCACCGGAGGCCGCCTTCGGGTAGGTGGCGTACAGACGATCCGTGGCGCGCTGCACCATGAGCTCGGCGGAGAACTGCACGAGCTCCGCTCGGCTCGGGAAGACATGCCGAAGCGACCCGACGGCGACGCCGGCCCGCTCCGCGACGGTGCGGACGGAGACCGCGGAGATGCCCTGGTCGAGGATCACCTGCCACACCGCCTCCGCGAGCTGGTTCTTGCGCGCGTCACGATCCATGGTCCGAGGCATGGACAGACATTAGCACGACCGTGCTACACTCGCGGCGTCATATATAGCACGACTGTACTAGAACCGCTGGGCACCCTGCACCACGGACGCCTCTGACGCCGACCCGGAGTCCAAGACCTTCGACTATGACGGCGACACCCTGGAGGTCGCCGACGAGCGCATCGACCTCGCATCCCGCTGAGCTTCTCGGCAGACCCCACAGCGGCACGCCCCCGATCGCCCCTTCACGGAACAGGAGACCCTTCCATGCGCATTCTCATGGAGATCGTCGGCATCATTCTGCTCATCAACGGCATCGGCGGCCTACGGAACGACGACTTCGGCCTCCTGGGCCGCTTCGCCGACGGCGCCGCACTCACCGCGCTCCAGGGAGCCGCCGTCCTGACCGGCGCAGCACTGACGGGAGGAAGCCTCTGGGGGCGCCGGTCCGCAAAGACGAGGCGGAAGAGATCCGGACCAGCCGATGACTGGACCGACGACGTCCTCGACGAACTGCTGTGACCGGCGATCGGCAGGGAACCCACACATAAGGCCCCAGACATTGAGGAGGCCCGGGCTGACTGCGCATCCCCTCGATACGCAGACCGCCCGGGCTCCCCAGCTCAACGCGCCACCGACTCAGTCGCGCTGCTTCTCGAACGATGTGCCGTACGGCTTGTCCTGCAGAAACTCCAGGATGGCCATCTCTCGGGTGTCCGAGGGCAGCTCGTTCGGGTCCTCGAAGAGGCGTCCGGCGGCCCGGTCGGCGAGGTACTGCTTCATCTCCTCCTTGACCTTCGGCGCCAGGATCACGCAGCCGACGACGTTGATGAAGATGCACAGGAACAGGGCCGAGTCGGCGAAATCGATGATGTTGCCGAAGGACACTATGCAGCCGATCACGATCATCACGCAGATGATGGCGCGGAAGATGAGGTCCTTGGTCTTCGACATGCCCACCAGGTAGCGCCAGGCCTGGATCCCGTAGTAGCTCCAGGTGATCAGGGTGGAGAACGCGAAGAGCGCCACACAGATCGCCAGGACCACGGAGAATCCAGGCAGGAAGGTCTCGAAGGAGGCGGCCGTCAGGCCCACCGGGTTGTCGTGACCGACACCGATGGCCTCCTCGTAGTCGGCGGGCCAGGCAAAGATGATCACCAGTGCGGTCATAGTGCAGACCACCACAGTGTCGATGAACGGCTCCAGGATGGCGTTGAAGCCCTCCGAGACCGGGCGGCGGGTCTTCACCGCAGAGTGCGCGATCGGGGCCGAGCCGATGCCGGCCTCGTTGGAGAACGCGGCACGCTGCACGCCGATGATGATCACACCGATGACACCACCGGTGATGCCCTCGGCCGTGAAGGCCCCGGAGAAGATGGCGCCGAACGCCTCACCGATGTTGGTGATGTTCACCGCGATGACGATCAGGCAGGCCAGCACGTAGATGCCGGCCATCGTGGGCACGATCTTCGCCGTAGCGGAGCCGATCCGGCGGATGCCGCCGATGATGACCAGGGCCACCAGCCCCGCGAAGATCACACCGAAGATGAACGCCGAGGTGTCTGTGCCCAGGAAGGCGAACGTCGAAGTCCCGGTCATCTCGTCCAGCGTGCTGCCGGCGGACTCGATGGCGCCGTACGTCTGGTTGGCCTGGAACATGCCGCCACCGATGATGCCGAACAGCATGATCGAGATCGCGAAGAGGCCGGTGATGATGAGCACCGGTACCCTGCCCAGCTTCCGGAACGCCACCGGCAGGTACTTGAACGGCCCGCCGTGGACGATGCCGTTCTCGTCGATGTGGCGGTACTTGACCCCCAAGGTGCACTCGACGAACTTGGTGCACATCCCGAACAGGCCGGCCAGGATCATCCAGAAGGTGGCGCCGGGCCCGCCGAGCGAGACGGCGGCGGCCACACCGGCGATGTTGCCGAGCCCCACGGTGCCGGAGACCGCAGCGGTCAGCGCCTGGAAATGGGTGACCTCCCCCGGGTCGTCCTCAGTGGTCCATTTGCCGCGCACGATCTCGAAGGTCACCGGAGCCGTGCGGAACTGGACGAAGCCGAAGTAGATGGTGAACCCGATGGCGGCCACGATGGCCCAGAGGACCACCAGCGGCCCGTCCCACAGAGTGGCCCCTTCCGGGAACGGGGCACCGAGTGGAACCTCCACGTTGGTGCCGAAGATCAGATTGACGAAGAACCCGGTGATCTCACCGAATCCTTCGTCGATGGTGTCAGCGATGCCCTGCAGGCCGTTGGCCGGTTCCTCAGCCTCGGCAGCCACAAGGACTGGGCTTCCTATGGACATGTCTCATCCCCCAATGGATGGTAGTGCGAGCCAGATCACATGGATCTTGTGAACCGAGAGTACTACCCGGTCCACGCAACAATCTATAAGTGGGAGATTTCATGCGCTTTGCGCACAGCAATGATGATGTGTCCTGGATGTTTCCTATGACGTTTTTCTTGCGGCGGCCAGCCTGATCAGGGGCGCTGGGACGACAAAGGCCTCGTGCGGCACCGCAGAGGTGCCGCACGAGGCCTTCTCGGCGTGTCGTGCTCCGACGCCCATTGCCGGGCCCGTCCCGGCAGGGAGAGGCCGGCTCAGTGCGTGGTCGGAACGTCTGGTTCGGCCGGTTCGATCTGCGCCGGGGCAGACTCCTCAGAGCCGTACTCCCCCACATACTGGGTCCGGACATCCCGGATCAGGAAGAAGAGGAACACGAAGAGCAGGATGCAGATGACCAGGATCACCGGATGCAGCCCCCGTTGAGGGCTGCGGGCCGGCTCGTCGCCGTCCCGCCCCGGGTCCTTCATCCTTCGATGCCCAGCCTGCTCAGGACGATCTCGCGGACCTTGCCGGCATCGGCCTGGCCGCGGGTCTCCTTCATCACCGGGCCGATCAGCGCCCCGATCGCCTTGAGCTTGCCGCCCTGGATCTTCTCCACCACGTCGGGGTTCTCCGCCATGGCCTTCTCCACGGCCGCGGTCAGCGCGCCGTCATCGGAGACGACCTCCAGGCCGCGTGCCTTCACGATCTCCTGCGGCGTGCCTTCCCCGTCGATGTGGTGCTCCAGCACCTGACGGGCGATCTTGTCATTGATCCGCCCCTCCTCGATGAGGCCGGCCAGCTCGATGATCGTGGCGGGCTCCACACCCAGGGCGCCGGGGTCGACGTCGCGCGCATTGGCCAGCCGGGAGATCTCGCCCATCCACCATTTGCGCGCCACGGCTGGGCTGGCGCCGGAGGCCACCGTCTCCTCGACCTGGTCCATCAGACCGGCGGCGACGACGTCACGGAACTCCGCCTCGGAGTAGCCCCAGGCCTCGCGCAGACGACGACGGCGCTCGGCCGGCGGCTCGGGCAGCTCGGCACGGAGCTTCTCGATCCACTCCTGCGTGGTGACGATCGGCAGCAGGTCGGGCTCCGGGAAGTACCGGTAGTCATCAGCGTCGGACTTGGGCCGCCCGGACGTGGTGGTGCGGGTGCCCTCCTGCCAATGGCGGGTCTCCTGGACGATGCTCCCTCCGGCGGAGAGCACCCCGGCGTGACGACGGATCTCGTAGATCACCGCGTGCTCCACTGCCCGCAGGGAGTTCACGTTCTTGGTCTCAGACCGGGTCCCGAACTCTGTAGTGCCCTTGGGCATCAGCGAGACGTTGGCGTCGCAGCGGACGTTTCCACGCTCCATGCGAGCGTCCGAGATGTCCAGGGCCCTGACGATGTCCCGCACGGCGGAGACATAGGCCCGGGCAATCTCCGGAGCGCGCTCCCCGGCTCCGACGATCGGCTTGGTGACGATCTCGATCAGCGGCACCCCGGAGCGGTTGTAGTCCACCAGGGAGTAGTCCGCGCCCTGGATGCGTCCGCTGGCGCCCGCGTGAGTCAGCTTGCCGGCGTCCTCTTCCATGTGGGCGCGCTCGATCTCCACGCGGAAGATCTCGCCGTCGTCGAGCTCCACATCCAGGTGGCCGTCGAAGGCGATGGGCTCGTCGTACTGCGAGGTCTGCCAGTTCTTCGGGGTGTCCGGGTAGAAGTACTGCTTGCGAGCGAAGCGGCAGGTCTCCGCGATGCGACAGTTCAGCGCCAGCCCCAGCTTGATGGCGTCCTCCACGGCCTGTCCGTTGACCACAGGCAGCGTACCGGGCAGGCCCAGGCAGACGGGGTTGACGTTGGTGTTCGGCTCGTCGCCGAAGGCGTTCGGCGCCGAGGAGAACATCTTGGTCTTGGTGTTGAGCTCGACGTGGACCTCAAAGCCGAGGACCGGGTCGAAGCGTGCCATCGCCTCCTCATAGGACAGCGGCGATGCTTCTGCGAGCGTCTCAGTCATGGAAGTCCTCACTCTCCTGCAGTCTGGGCCGCGGGGGTCTGCAGCTCGGGGGCCCGGGCCCAGAGCGGCTCGGCGTCGGCGGCGAGCAGCCGCTCCAGGGCGGCCCCGGCGTGGTAGACCCGGGCGTCTTCGCGGGCAGGGGCCAGGAACTGGATGCCCACGGGCAGCTGCCCGCCGGCTCCGTCGTCGGCCAGTCCGCCGGGCACGGAGATGCCGGGGATCCCTGCCAGGTTCGCCGGGATGGTGGCGACGTCGTTGAGATACATGGCCAGCGGATCGTCGAGCTTCTCCCCCAGCGGGAACGCCACCGTGGGCGACGTCGGCGAGATCAGCACGTCGGCCTTCTCGAAGGCGGCGTCGAAGTCCTGCTGGATGAGCGTGCGGACCTTCTGCGCGGAGCCGTAGTAGGCGTCGTAGTAGCCCGCGGAGAGGGCGTAGGTGCCCAGCACGATCCGGCGCTTGACCTCCTCGCCGAAGCCGGCGGCGCGGGTGGCACCCATGACGCGTTCGATGGTGAGCGGGGCATCCGTGGGGAGCACCCGGCGACCGTAGCGGACACCGTCGTATCGTGCCAGGTTGGAGGAGGCCTCCGAGGGCATGATCAGGTAGTAGGCGCCCAGCGCGTACTCGAAGCTGGGGCAGTCCACTTCCACAATCTCGGCACCGGCCGCGCGCAGCGTGTCCAGGGACTCCTGGAAGCGGGCGAGCACGCCCTCCTGGTAGCCCTCACCCTGCAGCTGCCGGATGACCCCGATCTTCAGACCGGTGACGTCCTGACGGCGGGCGG
It contains:
- the gatB gene encoding Asp-tRNA(Asn)/Glu-tRNA(Gln) amidotransferase subunit GatB, whose protein sequence is MTETLAEASPLSYEEAMARFDPVLGFEVHVELNTKTKMFSSAPNAFGDEPNTNVNPVCLGLPGTLPVVNGQAVEDAIKLGLALNCRIAETCRFARKQYFYPDTPKNWQTSQYDEPIAFDGHLDVELDDGEIFRVEIERAHMEEDAGKLTHAGASGRIQGADYSLVDYNRSGVPLIEIVTKPIVGAGERAPEIARAYVSAVRDIVRALDISDARMERGNVRCDANVSLMPKGTTEFGTRSETKNVNSLRAVEHAVIYEIRRHAGVLSAGGSIVQETRHWQEGTRTTTSGRPKSDADDYRYFPEPDLLPIVTTQEWIEKLRAELPEPPAERRRRLREAWGYSEAEFRDVVAAGLMDQVEETVASGASPAVARKWWMGEISRLANARDVDPGALGVEPATIIELAGLIEEGRINDKIARQVLEHHIDGEGTPQEIVKARGLEVVSDDGALTAAVEKAMAENPDVVEKIQGGKLKAIGALIGPVMKETRGQADAGKVREIVLSRLGIEG
- a CDS encoding alanine/glycine:cation symporter family protein, whose product is MSIGSPVLVAAEAEEPANGLQGIADTIDEGFGEITGFFVNLIFGTNVEVPLGAPFPEGATLWDGPLVVLWAIVAAIGFTIYFGFVQFRTAPVTFEIVRGKWTTEDDPGEVTHFQALTAAVSGTVGLGNIAGVAAAVSLGGPGATFWMILAGLFGMCTKFVECTLGVKYRHIDENGIVHGGPFKYLPVAFRKLGRVPVLIITGLFAISIMLFGIIGGGMFQANQTYGAIESAGSTLDEMTGTSTFAFLGTDTSAFIFGVIFAGLVALVIIGGIRRIGSATAKIVPTMAGIYVLACLIVIAVNITNIGEAFGAIFSGAFTAEGITGGVIGVIIIGVQRAAFSNEAGIGSAPIAHSAVKTRRPVSEGFNAILEPFIDTVVVCTMTALVIIFAWPADYEEAIGVGHDNPVGLTAASFETFLPGFSVVLAICVALFAFSTLITWSYYGIQAWRYLVGMSKTKDLIFRAIICVMIVIGCIVSFGNIIDFADSALFLCIFINVVGCVILAPKVKEEMKQYLADRAAGRLFEDPNELPSDTREMAILEFLQDKPYGTSFEKQRD
- a CDS encoding TetR/AcrR family transcriptional regulator, which translates into the protein MDRDARKNQLAEAVWQVILDQGISAVSVRTVAERAGVAVGSLRHVFPSRAELVQFSAELMVQRATDRLYATYPKAASGDPHARALALIREVLPITPDTRAEFEVNLALLAERAAVPELHRVRGEAHQRLAGLCRRVVDMLTSEPGTPAVLAKAQRLHALIDGLAFHLFHQPPEADSAWALDIIRAELREIAGHSADGGGAQRSG
- a CDS encoding fructosamine kinase family protein → MSFRKTSGTTAAPQIEAEGLRWLAEAVPDGGAAVARVLDVDEHALTLETIVEARPDRMSAAAFGAALARTHRSLPAGTAFGALPPEHPPGDPPLFGPAGQLLPMGSGTHLSWGSFLAAERLDPLLERLTAVPPVLRAARDRIASGDLDGGGTGGTSGASGIDQATDHAEPPSRLHGDLWSGNLLWRRASPEEPAAAGSPGRDADVEGVLIDPFAHAGHRESDMAMMQLFGLPHLDAVVAGYQAQWPLAPGWEDRVPAHQLFYLLGHWVLFGDGYAAATLRCCETTLAL
- the gatA gene encoding Asp-tRNA(Asn)/Glu-tRNA(Gln) amidotransferase subunit GatA: MTEMIRLTAAQMAEGMRAGEFTSTELVQAHLDRIAAVDGGDRGINAFLHVSGEEALATAAEVDKIRAAGGGGTEALHPLAGVPIAVKDLIVTVGQPTTAGSKMLEGWMSPYDATVIEKVRAAKLPILGKTNLDEFAMGSSTEHSAYGATRNPWDLDRIPGGSGGGSAAAVAAFEAPLALGTDTGGSIRQPGAVTGTVGTKPTYGSVSRYGAIAMASSLDQIGPVARTTEDAALLHELIAGHDPKDSTSLVDEVPAFAQAARRQDVTGLKIGVIRQLQGEGYQEGVLARFQESLDTLRAAGAEIVEVDCPSFEYALGAYYLIMPSEASSNLARYDGVRYGRRVLPTDAPLTIERVMGATRAAGFGEEVKRRIVLGTYALSAGYYDAYYGSAQKVRTLIQQDFDAAFEKADVLISPTSPTVAFPLGEKLDDPLAMYLNDVATIPANLAGIPGISVPGGLADDGAGGQLPVGIQFLAPAREDARVYHAGAALERLLAADAEPLWARAPELQTPAAQTAGE